The proteins below come from a single Drosophila suzukii chromosome X, CBGP_Dsuzu_IsoJpt1.0, whole genome shotgun sequence genomic window:
- the LOC108019230 gene encoding dnaJ protein homolog 1 produces the protein MGKDFYKMLGLRRGATDYEIRVKYCKLAQRYHPDMNQYPHAAERFNQVAEAFEVLSDKKKRDLFDALGEEGLQPDSYQFHGDPFATFAKVIATEDFPLIPKNAPIEHVLLVTLEEIAKGFIKRLEISQRRFSSSGRAIQHTKMLKVEIRPGWKAGTRITFPGEGDEVPNRRPGDVVFVLREKPHPFFRREGCDLHFTARISLRQALSGVNLQVPTLQGEPLDLSTAGEVIRWDSTRRIPGQGLPHQVNGSCRGDLVVDFIIEFPETVSETVISLLK, from the coding sequence ATGGGCAAGGACTTCTACAAGATGCTGGGCCTCCGTCGCGGAGCCACTGACTATGAGATCCGTGTGAAGTACTGCAAGCTGGCACAGCGCTACCATCCGGACATGAACCAGTACCCCCATGCCGCGGAGCGCTTCAATCAGGTGGCCGAGGCCTTCGAGGTCCTGTCGGACAAGAAGAAGCGCGACCTGTTCGACGCTCTGGGCGAGGAGGGTCTCCAGCCGGACAGCTACCAGTTCCACGGTGATCCGTTCGCCACCTTCGCCAAGGTCATCGCCACCGAGGACTTTCCGCTGATCCCAAAGAATGCGCCGATAGAACACGTGCTTCTTGTCACTCTGGAGGAAATAGCCAAGGGGTTCATTAAGCGCCTTGAGATCTCGCAACGGAGGTTCTCGTCCAGCGGCCGGGCGATTCAACATACCAAAATGCTCAAAGTCGAGATTCGACCGGGCTGGAAGGCGGGTACCAGGATCACCTTCCCCGGCGAGGGCGACGAGGTGCCCAACCGGCGACCCGGCGATGTGGTGTTTGTCCTGCGAGAGAAGCCGCACCCCTTCTTTCGCCGGGAGGGGTGCGACCTGCACTTCACGGCCCGGATATCGCTGAGGCAGGCGCTGAGCGGAGTGAACCTGCAAGTGCCGACGCTCCAAGGGGAGCCGCTGGACCTCAGCACCGCAGGCGAGGTGATCAGATGGGACTCCACTCGCCGCATCCCGGGCCAGGGACTGCCCCATCAAGTGAACGGCTCGTGCCGCGGCGACCTCGTGGTAGATTTCATCATCGAGTTCCCCGAAACAGTTTCAGAAACTGTTATATCTTTGCTCAAATAA